Proteins from one Thermococcus bergensis genomic window:
- the thiI gene encoding tRNA uracil 4-sulfurtransferase ThiI: MLNAIIVRYGEIGTKSPKTRRWFENILINNIKEALVSEDIEYKNVFAKHGRIIVKTNKAEEGVEVLKRVFGIVSLSPAAEIDAELEKIYKTSLKLFRRKLRTHGIEEPKFRVTVRRITKEFPLKSQELAAKVGEYILNNESCKVDLKDYDIEVGIELMEGKAYIYVEKVPGFGGLPVGTQGKVVALLSGGIDSPVAAFLMMKRGCEVIPVHIYMGEKTLEKVRKIWNQLKKYHYGGKSDLIVVKPHEREKIIQTLKQLKKEDYTCVFCKYMMVKKADKIAREFGAKGIVMGDSLGQVASQTLENMYIVSQASDLPIYRPLVGLDKEEIVEIAKSIGTFELSVLLEDEIPFIPEHPVIRGSWGEFKKLYKAIFGEEPRKRGCQ; encoded by the coding sequence ATGCTAAATGCCATAATAGTCAGATACGGTGAGATAGGGACAAAGTCTCCAAAAACTCGGAGATGGTTTGAGAATATTTTAATCAACAACATAAAAGAAGCTCTGGTAAGTGAGGACATAGAGTACAAGAACGTCTTTGCAAAGCACGGCAGGATCATAGTAAAGACAAACAAAGCGGAAGAAGGCGTGGAAGTCCTTAAGAGGGTTTTTGGGATCGTCTCGCTTTCACCTGCAGCTGAGATAGATGCAGAGCTTGAGAAGATATATAAAACTTCTCTAAAACTTTTTAGGAGAAAGCTGAGAACACATGGAATAGAAGAGCCGAAGTTTAGAGTAACTGTAAGGAGAATAACCAAGGAATTTCCCCTCAAAAGCCAGGAGCTGGCTGCCAAAGTTGGTGAGTATATACTGAACAATGAAAGCTGTAAGGTAGACTTGAAGGATTATGACATTGAAGTTGGCATCGAGCTGATGGAAGGGAAGGCATACATCTATGTCGAGAAAGTCCCGGGGTTTGGAGGTCTTCCAGTAGGAACCCAAGGAAAGGTTGTGGCTCTTTTAAGTGGGGGTATAGACTCGCCGGTTGCTGCTTTTCTGATGATGAAGCGAGGGTGTGAAGTGATCCCTGTTCACATTTACATGGGAGAGAAGACCCTTGAAAAGGTCAGGAAGATCTGGAACCAGCTCAAGAAATACCATTACGGGGGCAAAAGTGACCTGATAGTGGTTAAACCGCATGAAAGGGAGAAAATCATTCAAACGCTGAAGCAGCTTAAAAAAGAAGACTACACATGTGTTTTCTGCAAGTATATGATGGTCAAAAAAGCTGACAAGATTGCGAGGGAATTTGGGGCAAAAGGGATCGTTATGGGGGACTCCCTGGGCCAGGTGGCATCTCAAACACTGGAGAATATGTACATAGTAAGCCAAGCAAGCGATCTGCCAATCTACAGGCCATTGGTAGGGCTGGATAAAGAGGAAATTGTGGAGATTGCTAAAAGCATTGGAACCTTTGAACTCTCCGTACTGCTGGAAGATGAAATACCCTTTATCCCAGAGCATCCAGTGATAAGGGGCTCTTGGGGGGAGTTCAAAAAGCTGTATAAGGCAATCTTCGGCGAAGAGCCGCGGAAAAGGGGATGTCAATGA
- a CDS encoding 30S ribosomal protein S9, giving the protein MRIIQTAGKRKTAIARATIREGKGRVRINSKPVEIIEPEIARFTIMEPLVLAGEEIVSKVDIDVKVEGGGFMGQAEAARVAIARALVEWTGDMNLKEKFMKYDRTMLVGDSRRTEPHKPNRSTKGPRAKRQKSYR; this is encoded by the coding sequence ATGAGGATAATCCAAACTGCAGGAAAGAGAAAAACTGCTATCGCGAGAGCTACCATAAGAGAAGGTAAAGGGAGAGTTAGGATCAACAGCAAGCCCGTTGAGATTATTGAGCCAGAAATAGCCCGTTTCACAATAATGGAGCCACTTGTTTTGGCTGGAGAGGAGATAGTTAGCAAAGTAGACATTGACGTCAAAGTCGAAGGTGGAGGTTTCATGGGGCAGGCCGAGGCTGCGAGGGTTGCAATAGCAAGGGCATTGGTAGAATGGACCGGCGACATGAACCTCAAAGAAAAGTTTATGAAGTATGACAGAACTATGCTTGTTGGCGATTCAAGAAGAACAGAACCACACAAGCCAAATCGCTCTACAAAGGGTCCAAGGGCAAAGAGACAAAAGAGTTACCGTTGA
- a CDS encoding 50S ribosomal protein L18e: MKRTGPTDINLRRLIRYLRKKSNEENVKIWKDIAWRLERPRRQRAEVNLSRINRYTKEGDMVIVPGSVLGAGNLDHKVIVAAWKFSEKAKEKIIQAGGEAITIEELVERNPKGSGVIIME, encoded by the coding sequence ATGAAGAGGACTGGTCCAACTGATATTAACTTGAGAAGGCTCATTCGCTATCTGAGAAAGAAGTCCAACGAGGAGAACGTTAAAATATGGAAGGACATAGCTTGGCGCTTGGAAAGACCAAGAAGACAGAGAGCTGAGGTAAACCTTAGCAGAATAAACAGGTACACCAAGGAAGGGGATATGGTAATAGTCCCAGGAAGTGTTCTTGGAGCTGGAAACTTGGATCATAAGGTCATAGTTGCTGCATGGAAGTTCAGTGAAAAGGCAAAAGAAAAGATTATTCAAGCAGGTGGGGAGGCAATAACAATCGAAGAGCTTGTAGAGAGAAATCCAAAGGGTAGTGGAGTAATCATAATGGAGTGA
- a CDS encoding DUF998 domain-containing protein yields MSMKRWVRILGFSFPFLTFGGIFISIYLNPWFSLTENALSDMGSIKNPIGYVFNSLLVFLGFLGFVFGVEMLKEKRVTVLFPLGMVSLFLVGIFPEEYEPHSFFALSFYILLVADIFICGLKRVRKKKSVLIWLLGSPIVFIVMLYLTRVFDGLAIPELIGALFINAWIVYLTREVEK; encoded by the coding sequence ATGTCAATGAAAAGGTGGGTACGAATTTTGGGATTCTCTTTTCCGTTTCTTACTTTTGGTGGAATCTTTATTTCAATCTACTTAAATCCCTGGTTTTCTTTAACTGAAAATGCCCTCAGCGATATGGGATCTATTAAAAACCCTATAGGGTATGTTTTTAATTCTCTGCTCGTCTTTCTCGGCTTTCTTGGCTTTGTATTTGGGGTTGAAATGCTGAAGGAGAAGAGAGTCACAGTCCTTTTTCCCCTTGGAATGGTGTCGTTGTTTCTTGTAGGGATTTTTCCCGAAGAGTATGAGCCCCATTCGTTTTTTGCACTGTCCTTTTACATCTTGCTCGTTGCAGACATATTTATCTGTGGTTTAAAGAGAGTGAGAAAAAAGAAATCTGTCCTCATATGGCTTCTTGGCAGTCCCATAGTTTTTATAGTAATGCTTTATCTCACCAGAGTATTTGACGGACTCGCTATCCCGGAGCTTATAGGGGCACTCTTCATAAACGCCTGGATAGTCTACCTAACCCGGGAGGTGGAAAAATGA
- a CDS encoding nitroreductase family protein translates to MELDEVIFNRMSVRYYEERSVEEEKLKELIEAAIRAPTASGLENWLFVVYKDENLGKRIHEIIYEAHAEYYRAHGLPEEKIEKLKTRVFENGMYRAPVYIGVFIDKETRFLKGEEYKEVEFLWSVESAAMAIENLMLKAVELGLGTCYIGVTSLEKYQKELREMAELGENWYLVGLVPVGYPAEKIAPRPRRKSLEQVLKII, encoded by the coding sequence ATGGAGCTAGATGAGGTAATATTTAACAGAATGTCTGTAAGATATTACGAGGAGAGAAGCGTTGAAGAAGAGAAGCTCAAAGAGCTTATAGAAGCGGCAATAAGAGCACCTACCGCAAGCGGTCTTGAAAACTGGCTTTTTGTAGTTTATAAAGACGAGAACCTCGGGAAAAGAATTCATGAGATAATCTATGAGGCTCATGCGGAGTATTATCGCGCGCATGGCTTACCTGAGGAAAAAATAGAGAAGCTAAAAACAAGAGTATTTGAAAACGGAATGTACAGAGCTCCGGTTTATATAGGGGTTTTTATCGATAAAGAAACACGCTTCTTAAAAGGGGAAGAATATAAGGAAGTAGAATTTCTATGGAGCGTTGAAAGTGCAGCGATGGCGATAGAAAACCTCATGTTAAAGGCGGTGGAGCTTGGCCTGGGAACGTGCTACATAGGGGTCACCAGCCTGGAGAAATATCAGAAAGAGCTTAGAGAAATGGCGGAACTCGGTGAGAACTGGTACCTTGTGGGGTTAGTTCCCGTAGGGTATCCTGCTGAAAAAATCGCCCCCAGACCGAGGAGAAAGTCTCTAGAGCAAGTCCTCAAAATAATCTGA
- a CDS encoding DNA-directed RNA polymerase subunit D — MRKMQIKILEKRDNAIRFILEGVDVAFANALRRTIIGEVPTFAVDEVEFYENDSALFDEIIAHRLALIPLTTPSDRFELDALELDEYTVTLSLEAEGPAIIYSGDLKSDDPDVKPVTPDIPIVKLAEGQRLVFNAYAKLGRGKDHAKWQPGFAYYKYLTKMHVSKEVPNWEKIKELATRKKLPIEENENELIVTTLTSFYLPREFDQYLGDKIKEEVVPNTFVFTVESNGELPVEEIVALALKILMRKSDKFINELHKLAE; from the coding sequence GTGAGAAAAATGCAAATAAAAATTCTTGAAAAAAGGGACAATGCAATCCGCTTCATTTTAGAGGGGGTTGATGTTGCATTTGCAAATGCACTGAGGAGAACGATAATAGGGGAAGTTCCAACTTTTGCCGTTGATGAGGTAGAATTCTACGAGAACGATTCTGCCCTTTTTGATGAGATTATTGCTCACAGACTAGCACTAATTCCTCTAACAACACCATCGGACAGATTTGAGCTAGATGCCTTGGAGTTAGATGAGTACACCGTTACATTGAGTCTGGAAGCTGAAGGTCCTGCCATAATTTATTCGGGAGATTTAAAGAGCGATGATCCAGATGTAAAACCCGTAACTCCCGATATTCCAATAGTCAAACTAGCGGAAGGCCAGAGGCTTGTTTTTAATGCGTATGCGAAGCTTGGCAGAGGAAAAGACCATGCGAAATGGCAGCCCGGCTTTGCATACTACAAATATCTCACAAAAATGCATGTAAGCAAGGAGGTTCCCAACTGGGAGAAAATTAAAGAGCTCGCAACTAGAAAGAAGCTCCCCATCGAAGAAAACGAGAACGAGCTTATCGTAACCACTCTAACGAGCTTCTATTTGCCGAGAGAGTTTGATCAGTATTTAGGAGATAAAATTAAGGAAGAAGTAGTGCCAAATACATTCGTCTTTACAGTAGAAAGCAATGGAGAACTGCCCGTTGAGGAAATAGTAGCTTTAGCGCTCAAAATTTTAATGAGAAAGAGCGATAAATTTATAAACGAGCTTCATAAATTAGCCGAATAG
- the rplM gene encoding 50S ribosomal protein L13 has product MRIINADGLILGRLASKVAKMLLEGEEVVIVNAEKAIITGNREFIFEKYKQRTELRTRTNPRKGPFYPKRSDEIVRRTIRGMLPWKTDRGRKAFKRLKVYAGIPKEFEDKELETIAEAHMSRLKTPKYVTVGEVAKFLGGKF; this is encoded by the coding sequence ATGAGGATTATTAATGCTGATGGTTTAATACTCGGAAGGCTCGCTTCAAAAGTTGCCAAAATGCTCCTTGAAGGAGAAGAAGTGGTTATCGTTAACGCTGAAAAGGCAATCATCACCGGAAACAGGGAGTTCATCTTTGAGAAGTACAAGCAGAGAACAGAACTAAGAACAAGAACAAACCCAAGAAAAGGACCCTTCTATCCAAAAAGAAGCGACGAAATAGTTAGAAGAACCATTAGGGGCATGCTTCCATGGAAAACTGACAGAGGAAGGAAAGCCTTTAAGAGACTAAAGGTCTACGCTGGAATCCCAAAAGAGTTTGAAGACAAAGAGTTGGAGACAATTGCTGAAGCTCATATGTCAAGACTTAAAACCCCCAAATATGTAACTGTTGGAGAGGTTGCCAAATTCCTTGGTGGAAAGTTCTGA
- a CDS encoding DNA-directed RNA polymerase subunit N: MIVPVRCFTCGKVIGNKYYIFKERVEKGEDPEKVLDELGLERYCCRRMLLSHVELIDEIMHYRVY; encoded by the coding sequence TTGATAGTTCCCGTGAGATGTTTCACCTGCGGAAAGGTGATTGGGAATAAGTATTACATCTTTAAAGAGCGTGTTGAAAAAGGGGAAGACCCCGAAAAAGTACTCGATGAGCTTGGACTTGAGAGATACTGCTGCAGGAGAATGCTCCTCAGCCACGTTGAATTGATAGATGAGATAATGCACTACAGAGTATATTGA
- a CDS encoding DNA-directed RNA polymerase subunit K, which produces MFRYTRFEKARIIGARALQIAMGAPVLIDVPEGATPLEAAIMEFEKGIIPITVIRPS; this is translated from the coding sequence ATGTTTAGATACACAAGATTTGAGAAGGCTCGTATAATAGGAGCAAGGGCACTGCAGATAGCCATGGGGGCTCCTGTGTTAATTGACGTACCGGAAGGAGCCACACCGTTAGAAGCTGCGATAATGGAGTTTGAGAAGGGTATAATCCCAATAACAGTCATAAGGCCGAGTTGA
- the rpsB gene encoding 30S ribosomal protein S2, protein MEEYLVPLDQYLAAGVHIGTQQKTKDMKRFIYRVRQDGLYVLDVRKTDERLRAAGKFLAKFDPDRILAVSVRLYGQKPVKKFGEVTGARAIPGRFLPGTMTNPQVKNFFEPDVLIVTDPRADHQAMKEAIEIGIPIVALVDTENLLSYVDLAIPTNNKGRKSLALIYWILAREILFNRGDISSREDFKVPVEEFEMRIIRG, encoded by the coding sequence ATGGAAGAGTATTTGGTTCCACTCGACCAATATTTGGCTGCGGGTGTTCACATTGGAACACAGCAAAAAACAAAGGATATGAAGCGCTTCATATACAGGGTTAGGCAAGATGGTCTATACGTGCTCGATGTAAGGAAAACAGACGAGAGACTCAGGGCTGCAGGAAAGTTCTTGGCAAAGTTTGATCCAGATAGGATATTAGCGGTAAGTGTAAGGCTCTACGGCCAAAAGCCAGTCAAGAAGTTTGGAGAAGTTACTGGAGCAAGGGCAATACCCGGAAGATTTTTACCTGGAACAATGACAAACCCACAGGTTAAGAACTTTTTTGAGCCCGATGTTCTCATAGTAACTGACCCAAGGGCAGACCATCAAGCAATGAAAGAAGCAATAGAGATTGGAATTCCAATAGTGGCTCTTGTCGATACGGAGAACCTTTTGAGCTACGTGGACTTGGCAATCCCAACAAACAACAAGGGAAGGAAATCTTTGGCTTTGATCTACTGGATACTCGCAAGAGAAATCCTCTTTAACAGAGGAGACATCAGCAGCAGGGAAGACTTCAAAGTCCCTGTCGAAGAATTTGAGATGAGAATAATCAGAGGATGA
- a CDS encoding 30S ribosomal protein S11: protein MSEEVNIKKKEKWGVAHIYASYNNTIIHITDLTGAETISRWSGGMVVKADRDESSPYAAMIAAKRAAEEALEKGIVGVHIKVRAPGGSKSKNPGPGAQAAIRALARAGLRIGRVEDVTPIPHDGTRPKGGRRGRRV from the coding sequence ATGAGTGAGGAAGTTAACATCAAAAAGAAGGAAAAATGGGGAGTTGCCCACATATATGCCTCTTACAACAACACAATCATCCACATAACCGACTTAACCGGAGCTGAGACAATATCAAGATGGAGCGGTGGAATGGTGGTTAAGGCAGATAGAGACGAGTCATCTCCCTATGCTGCAATGATTGCCGCTAAGAGAGCCGCCGAAGAAGCCCTCGAAAAGGGCATTGTGGGAGTTCACATAAAAGTTAGAGCACCAGGTGGAAGCAAAAGCAAGAACCCAGGGCCTGGAGCACAGGCAGCCATTAGAGCTCTCGCAAGAGCAGGGCTCAGAATAGGCAGAGTTGAGGATGTTACACCAATACCGCACGATGGTACAAGACCAAAAGGTGGCAGAAGGGGAAGGAGAGTTTGA